A stretch of Lactuca sativa cultivar Salinas chromosome 6, Lsat_Salinas_v11, whole genome shotgun sequence DNA encodes these proteins:
- the LOC111914202 gene encoding squamosa promoter-binding-like protein 1 isoform X2: MEARFGGNPHHYYGPVVPELEGVGKRSMEWDLNDWKWDGDLFTATPLNTIPSDCRSRQLFPVTSGGSSSCSDEGKRELEKRRRVVILDDDDEVGGLNLNLGGQVYPITEDDLERWEGKSGKKTKVAPASSNRAVCQVDDCQTDLTGAKDYHRRHKVCNLHSKATKALVANVLQRFCQQCSRFHALEEFDEGKRSCRRRLAGHNRRRRKTHPENTVSGVSLNDERSCSYLLVSLLRILSNLQSNTSEQNKDQDLLSHLLKNIASLAGNVNEKNSSGMDAGTSFATTPEKPVRQIESVNPSMACQITYPSNNKAQAQAPIEVEANNNNNNNNGMEGRVGKMKLNNIDLNMVYDESQDGMETAENIDKNMPLWLRGHPHKSSPPQTSGNSASTATQSPSSSSGEPQSRTDRIVFKLFGKDPNELPLVLRNQVLFFPFCRLWVLVIFRSDTLILCKFQILDWLLHSPTDIEGYIRPGCIILSVYLRMDNSSWDELCYDLSTHLRKLLDASNNSFWRTGWVYTRVLDHVAFSCNGQIVLNTALPNKRHRNSSILSITPIAVSASANTQFSVKGFNISWSTSRMLCVLEGSYLVQTSCSDLLDTTDSLMKHEDIQSLSFCCSVPNISGRGFIEIEDDSLSSSFFPFIVAEEDVCSEICTLESDIEDMGEEKTRRGALEFVNEMGWLLHRSQLKLRMGDGFSFKRFRWLIEFSVDHDWCAVVNKLLTIILGGEVVVAHDGSVEAALMEVGLLHRAVRRNSNRMVQLLLNHHQQNLFKADAVGPGGLTPLHIASGKDGSESVLDALTDDPQMVGLKAWRNSRDSSGLTPYDYASMRGHYNYIHLVQRKMNKNKNKNRSEKGGHVVVDMPPPVVAEPPHKVAGFETEKAVVVVVQKSCSRCERKLSYYGGGRSSLAIYKPAMLSMVAIAAVCVCVALLFKSSPQVMYVFQPFIWERLKYGAS; this comes from the exons ATGGAGGCTAGATTTGGGGGAAATCCTCATCATTACTATGGTCCTGTGGTTCCGGAATTGGAGGGTGTCGGAAAGAGAAGTATGGAATGGGATTTAAACGACTGGAAATGGGATGGCGATCTGTTCACTGCCACCCCATTAAACACAATTCCATCCGATTGCAGAAGCAGACAACTATTTCCTGTTACATCAGGTGGCTCTTCATCTTGCTCAGATGAAGGAAAAAGGGAGTTGGAAAAAAGGAGAAGAGTTGTGattcttgatgatgatgatgaagttgGAGGTCTTAACTTAAATCTTGGAGGCCAAGTGTACCCTATAACAGAGGACGATCTGGAAAGATGGGAAGGGAAGAGTGGCAAAAAGACTAAAGTAGCCCCGGCTTCATCGAATCGTGCAGTTTGTCAGGTGGATGATTGTCAAACCGATTTGACGGGTGCAAAAGATTATCATAGAAGACATAAAGTTTGTAATTTGCACTCCAAGGCCACCAAAGCATTGGTTGCAAATGTGTTGCAAAGATTTTGTCAGCAGTGCAGCAG GTTTCATGCACTTGAGGAGTTTGATGAAGGAAAGAGAAGTTGTCGCAGGCGATTAGCAGGACATAACAGGCGAAGAAGAAAGACACATCCAGAAAACACAGTTAGTGGAGTGTCACTAAATGATGAAAGAAGTTGTAGTTATCTGCTTGTTAGTCTCTTGAGGATACTCTCTAATCTACaat CTAATACATCGGAGCAAAACAAAGATCAAGATTTGCTGAGTCATCTATTGAAAAACATCGCCAGTCTTGCTGGTAATGTGAACGAGAAAAACTCATCTGGAATGGATGCTGGAACATCTTTTGCAACGACCCCTGAAAAG CCTGTCAGACAAATTGAAAGTGTGAATCCTTCAATGGCTTGCCAGATCACATATCCTTCAAACAACAAAGCTCAAGCTCAAGCTCCCATTGAAGTTGaagctaataataataataataataataatgggatGGAGGGTAGAGTTGGAAAGATGAAATTGAACAACATTGATTTGAACATGGTTTATGATGAATCTCAAGATGGTATGGAGACAGCTGAAAACATAGACAAAAATATGCCTTTGTGGTTACGTGGACACCCTCACAAATCAAGTCCTCCACAGACAAGTGGCAACTCTGCTTCAACAGCAACACAGTCACCATCTAGTTCCAGTGGGGAACCACAG agtCGTACAGACCGAATCGTATTCAAGCTATTTGGGAAAGATCCTAATGAGTTGCCTCTTGTTCTCAGGAACCAAGTACTCTTCTTTCCCTTTTGTAGACTTTGGGTTTTGGTTATTTTTAGATCAGATACACTAATTTTGTGTAAATTTCAGATTCTTGACTGGTTGTTACACAGTCCTACTGATATTGAAGGTTACATTCGGCCTGGATGTATCATATTATCAGTTTATCTTCGAATGGACAATTCCTCTTGGGATGAG CTTTGCTATGATTTGAGCACCCATTTGAGGAAGCTTTTGGATGCATCAAATAATTCTTTCTGGAGAACGGGATGGGTTTATACTAGGGTTCTTGATCATGTTGCCTTTTCTTGCAATG GTCAGATTGTTTTAAACACAGCTTTGCCAAATAAACGCCATAGAAACTCCAGCATATTGAGCATCACACCCATAGCAGTTTCTGCATCTGCCAACACTCAATTCTCTGTTAAAGGCTTCAACATATCATGGTCAACCTCAAG GATGCTATGTGTGCTAGAAGGGAGTTACCTTGTTCAGACAAGCTGTTCAGACTTGTTAGATACAACAGATTCGTTGATGAAGCATGAAGACATCCAGTCCCTTAGCTTCTGTTGCTCTGTACCTAATATTTCTGGGAGAGGATTCATAGAG ATTGAAGATGATAGCCTCAGCAGCAGTTTCTTTCCATTCATAGTTGCAGAAGAAGATGTTTGTTCAGAAATCTGTACACTGGAGAGTGATATAGAAGACATGGGTGAAGAGAAGACAAGAAGAGGGGCATTGGAGTTTGTAAATGAGATGGGGTGGCTTCTTCATAGAAGTCAGTTAAAGCTGAGAATGGGTGATGGTTTCTCATTTAAAAGATTCAGGTGGCTGATAGAGTTTTCAGTGGACCATGATTGGTGTGCTGTGGTCAACAAACTGTTGACCATCATCTTGGGTGGGGAAGTGGTGGTGGCTCATGATGGCTCGGTTGAAGCTGCTTTAATGGAAGTTGGGTTGCTCCACCGAGCCGTGAGGCGAAACTCCAACCGCATGGTTCAGCTGCTCTTGAATCACCACCAACAAAATTTGTTTAAAGCAGATGCTGTGGGGCCCGGTGGATTGACTCCTCTTCATATTGCATCTGGTAAAGATGGTTCAGAGAGTGTTTTAGATGCATTAACAGATGATCCTCAAATG GTGGGACTGAAAGCATGGAGGAACTCTAGGGATAGTAGTGGCTTGACACCTTATGATTATGCATCAATGAGAGGCCATTATAATTACATTCATCTGGTTCAAAGAAAGatgaacaagaacaagaacaagaacagaTCAGAGAAGGGGGGGCATGTGGTTGTGGACATGCCTCCTCCGGTGGTGGCTGAGCCGCCCCATAAAGTCGCCGGATTTGAAACGGAGAAGGCTGTAGTGGTGGTGGTACAGAAATCGTGCAGCCGGTGTGAGCGGAAACTGTCATATTATGGTGGCGGGCGGTCTTCACTGGCGATATATAAGCCGGCAATGCTGTCAATGGTGGCAATAGCtgcagtgtgtgtgtgtgtggcttTGCTGTTCAAGAGTTCACCTCAGGTTATGTATGTCTTCCAGCCCTTCATTTGGGAGAGACTCAAGTATGGAGCAAGCTAA